A genomic region of Alicyclobacillus sp. SO9 contains the following coding sequences:
- a CDS encoding Dabb family protein — MIHKLLLFNLNDQSKEPVIRDKTMELLPSVPGAKNVTFQQAIEQGEIQYRYLITVDFESMQAHDEYMVHENHVRFSKEYFRPNISELLIQFFE, encoded by the coding sequence GTGATTCATAAGTTATTGCTATTCAATCTGAACGACCAGTCCAAAGAACCAGTGATACGTGACAAGACGATGGAATTATTACCAAGTGTACCTGGAGCAAAAAATGTCACTTTTCAACAGGCTATCGAGCAGGGTGAAATACAGTACCGGTATTTGATTACTGTAGATTTTGAATCGATGCAAGCTCACGACGAGTATATGGTGCATGAGAACCACGTCAGGTTTTCCAAAGAGTATTTTCGTCCGAATATCAGTGAACTGCTCATTCAGTTTTTTGAGTGA
- the merA gene encoding mercury(II) reductase, with amino-acid sequence MAEPNSKKQIRLVVNGMTCDDCERHVSHALKSVGAQYISASFRRNEATFELGDLNQLDAAKQAIVDTGYKPGDATILSDPQPSVLPETGGNFDYDLLIIGSGGSAFSAAIQAVSYGAKVAMVERGTVGGTCVNIGCVPSKNMLRAGEINRLATRNSFQGLNTSAGPVDLKKLIERKDELVGELRQHKYVNLIDEYGFELIQGEARFVDEATVEVNGREIKARNFLISTGASPAVPNIPGLNDVDYLVSTTALELKELPKRLAVIGSGYIAMELGQMFHNLGSEVTLMQRSARVLKSYDPEISEAVTTALTDQGINIITGATFHRVEQDGDIKRVYLMINGQEQVVEAEALLVATGRKPNTAALNLSAAQVNMGGRGEVLVNEFLRTSNQSIYAAGDVTMGPQFVYVAAYEGAIVAKNALAGSEEKVDLTVVPGVTFTSPAIATVGLTEEQAISRGYEVLTSVLPLDAVPRALVNRETTGVFKIVADANTRKILGVHVVAENAGDVIYSGVLAVKFGLTIEDLRSTLAPYLTMAEGIKLAALTFDKDVSKLSCCAG; translated from the coding sequence ATGGCTGAACCAAACAGCAAAAAACAAATTCGGCTGGTCGTAAACGGTATGACCTGTGATGACTGTGAAAGACACGTATCCCATGCGCTAAAAAGCGTTGGAGCACAATATATATCGGCCAGTTTTCGTCGTAACGAGGCCACATTTGAACTCGGAGACCTTAATCAGCTTGACGCTGCCAAACAAGCGATTGTAGATACAGGGTACAAGCCTGGCGATGCTACCATCTTGAGTGATCCACAGCCCAGCGTTCTACCCGAGACGGGTGGCAACTTCGACTACGACCTGCTTATCATAGGATCGGGCGGTTCAGCATTCTCAGCAGCGATTCAAGCGGTCTCGTATGGTGCAAAAGTAGCCATGGTAGAGCGGGGAACCGTCGGTGGAACATGCGTCAACATTGGCTGTGTACCCTCAAAGAACATGCTTCGAGCAGGTGAAATCAATCGTCTGGCAACACGGAATTCGTTCCAGGGGCTCAATACATCTGCCGGGCCAGTAGATTTGAAGAAGCTTATCGAACGCAAGGATGAGTTGGTTGGCGAACTTCGTCAACATAAGTATGTCAACCTGATTGACGAATATGGTTTCGAACTAATTCAGGGCGAAGCCCGTTTTGTAGATGAGGCGACCGTTGAAGTGAATGGACGAGAGATCAAGGCTCGAAACTTCCTGATTTCAACCGGGGCATCTCCTGCTGTGCCCAATATCCCCGGATTGAACGATGTGGATTACTTGGTCAGCACCACTGCACTTGAACTGAAGGAACTTCCAAAGCGGTTGGCTGTCATTGGTTCTGGATATATCGCCATGGAGCTTGGACAGATGTTCCATAATCTTGGTTCAGAGGTTACCTTGATGCAACGGAGTGCTCGTGTGTTGAAGTCGTACGACCCTGAAATTTCAGAGGCAGTCACAACGGCGTTGACAGACCAGGGAATCAACATCATTACCGGTGCAACATTCCATCGAGTCGAGCAGGACGGAGACATCAAACGAGTTTATCTCATGATCAATGGACAGGAGCAAGTCGTCGAAGCGGAAGCCTTGTTAGTTGCAACAGGTCGTAAGCCGAATACTGCGGCGTTAAATCTGAGTGCCGCTCAGGTGAACATGGGGGGCCGTGGCGAAGTTCTGGTGAATGAATTTCTCCGTACGAGCAACCAAAGCATCTATGCCGCAGGGGATGTGACCATGGGACCGCAGTTTGTATATGTCGCAGCGTATGAAGGTGCGATTGTAGCCAAGAATGCGCTGGCTGGCAGCGAAGAAAAGGTCGATTTAACGGTTGTTCCAGGCGTGACATTTACGAGTCCTGCAATTGCAACGGTCGGTCTTACAGAGGAGCAGGCAATATCCAGGGGATACGAGGTTTTGACTTCCGTACTTCCACTCGACGCAGTTCCTCGGGCGCTGGTGAATCGAGAGACGACCGGAGTATTCAAAATCGTGGCGGATGCGAACACACGTAAGATCCTTGGTGTCCATGTGGTAGCGGAAAACGCAGGTGATGTCATCTATTCCGGTGTGCTCGCTGTGAAGTTTGGGCTTACCATCGAGGATCTACGATCAACGCTTGCCCCGTATCTGACGATGGCGGAGGGAATAAAGCTGGCAGCCTTGACGTTTGACAAGGACGTATCCAAGCTCTCGTGCTGTGCCGGTTGA
- the trxA gene encoding thioredoxin yields MATQKVTDKTLAQFIQSDKPVLVDFWATWCGPCKMMAPVLEDVSDVYEGKLSVGKLDVDENPATAQEFGIMSIPTMILFQNGKVLKQIVGFRPKADLVAQLAEVVSQ; encoded by the coding sequence ATGGCAACTCAAAAAGTGACTGATAAAACACTTGCGCAATTTATCCAAAGCGATAAGCCGGTCCTCGTTGATTTTTGGGCAACGTGGTGTGGACCATGCAAAATGATGGCGCCTGTCCTCGAGGATGTTTCCGATGTATACGAGGGAAAACTCAGCGTGGGGAAGCTTGATGTGGATGAAAATCCCGCTACAGCGCAAGAGTTTGGGATCATGAGTATTCCCACAATGATTTTGTTCCAAAACGGAAAGGTCCTGAAACAAATTGTGGGCTTTCGTCCGAAAGCAGATCTAGTTGCACAACTTGCTGAGGTTGTTTCGCAATAA
- a CDS encoding TetR/AcrR family transcriptional regulator, with the protein MVMKKSHADSKENEIVNAAIRLFSRRGIEGTSVREIGREAGVTDAAIYKHFESKDNVALSVFSRYSDRYSRLVDYYRQLESPFEDRLNQMIVDILEQHDRDRFGLLLLGQRHEIFARLGTTHRFPIIAMTDFIQLGIEEDVIPKQSARLTAALVIGAFTRLAVFSDMGGLPSTLIDMKSEIQERIRGLVGLS; encoded by the coding sequence ATGGTCATGAAGAAATCACACGCTGACAGTAAAGAGAATGAAATTGTTAACGCAGCAATCCGATTGTTCTCCCGTAGAGGCATCGAGGGGACGAGTGTTCGAGAAATTGGACGGGAAGCTGGTGTTACGGATGCTGCTATATACAAACATTTTGAGTCGAAGGATAACGTGGCTCTTTCTGTGTTTTCCAGATATTCTGATCGATACTCAAGGTTAGTCGATTATTATCGCCAATTGGAAAGCCCTTTTGAAGATCGACTGAATCAAATGATTGTAGATATATTGGAACAACATGATAGAGATCGCTTTGGTCTGCTCTTACTGGGGCAAAGACATGAGATATTTGCTCGTTTGGGAACCACGCATCGTTTTCCAATTATTGCTATGACTGACTTTATTCAGTTAGGCATAGAGGAAGACGTAATTCCTAAGCAATCGGCACGCTTAACAGCGGCGCTGGTCATAGGAGCGTTCACACGCTTAGCCGTGTTTAGTGATATGGGAGGACTTCCTTCGACTCTCATTGACATGAAAAGTGAGATCCAAGAACGGATACGAGGATTGGTCGGTTTAAGCTAA
- a CDS encoding helix-turn-helix domain-containing protein — translation MIVPSTPDISHVAGLLADPSRASIIISLLDGRPQTATELANHAKVTPQTASAHLSKLVSGNLITKEVHGRYRYFRLTDPNVARAIESLIAISGPSEIQSLRDSEEDRALREARTCYDHLAGKLGTNLARSLESHGFVTRSGDDFILTDSGRQFLTQFGINITKAERRRRKFIYPCMDWSERTPHIGGALGAALLDRISELGWIERGMSNRTIRVTEAGQQGFYERFGIPSA, via the coding sequence ATGATTGTGCCTTCAACGCCTGATATCTCACACGTAGCGGGACTGCTCGCCGATCCATCTCGTGCGTCCATAATCATCAGCCTGTTGGACGGCAGACCCCAAACAGCCACTGAACTTGCGAACCATGCCAAAGTGACGCCGCAGACTGCGAGCGCACATCTATCCAAACTTGTTTCGGGCAACCTCATCACAAAAGAAGTCCATGGCAGGTATCGCTATTTTCGGTTGACAGACCCGAATGTCGCTCGAGCTATCGAGTCACTTATAGCGATTTCAGGACCATCTGAAATTCAGTCTCTACGTGATTCTGAAGAAGATCGGGCGTTACGAGAAGCTCGCACCTGCTACGATCACTTGGCCGGAAAACTGGGAACAAATCTGGCACGTTCTCTTGAATCCCACGGTTTTGTTACAAGGTCTGGTGACGACTTTATCCTTACAGACAGTGGCCGACAGTTCCTCACGCAGTTCGGAATCAACATTACCAAGGCTGAACGCCGCCGACGTAAATTCATCTACCCATGCATGGACTGGAGTGAACGCACACCACACATTGGTGGGGCACTGGGGGCAGCGTTGCTCGACCGAATTTCCGAACTCGGATGGATCGAGAGGGGAATGTCAAACCGGACGATACGTGTTACGGAGGCAGGCCAGCAGGGATTTTACGAACGCTTTGGTATCCCGAGCGCCTGA
- a CDS encoding NADH:flavin oxidoreductase, translating into MTTTADKQYPELFKSIRIGNLELSNRVVLSPMTRTSATEDGLATDRMIKYYSKFAKGGFGLLITEGIYPDELYSQGYFGQPGLANDKQVLAWSKVTAAVHENRARIFAQLMHAGAISQGNRYKDVSIGPSAVMPKEAKLEMYGGSGTFSVPREATKEEIQQVIQGFADAARRARQAGFDGVEIHGANGYILDQFLTDYVNQRTDEYGGSTAKRARLLVEVSQAVRQAVGQDFVVGIRISQAKVNDFTHKWAEGEKDGEIIFKSLGEAGLDYIHTTEYNANQPPFGEEGPALAELAKKYGKVTVIANGNLDDPTDAENMIANKQADLIALGKAALANQNWPIRIAQNETLDTFDGTVLQPTAVVKDSEL; encoded by the coding sequence GTGACCACGACAGCAGACAAGCAGTATCCCGAGCTATTCAAATCTATTCGCATTGGAAATTTAGAGCTTTCCAACCGAGTTGTGCTTTCACCCATGACTCGTACGAGTGCGACTGAAGATGGCCTGGCTACGGATAGAATGATTAAATACTATTCCAAATTTGCGAAGGGTGGATTTGGCCTCCTTATCACTGAAGGCATCTATCCCGACGAACTTTATAGTCAAGGGTATTTTGGACAGCCAGGCCTTGCGAATGACAAACAAGTCTTGGCGTGGTCTAAGGTCACAGCAGCAGTTCATGAGAATCGGGCTCGAATCTTTGCACAGTTAATGCATGCGGGAGCCATTTCCCAAGGGAATCGTTATAAGGATGTATCTATCGGGCCATCGGCGGTAATGCCTAAAGAAGCCAAACTTGAGATGTACGGCGGCAGCGGAACCTTTTCTGTTCCTAGAGAAGCAACGAAAGAAGAGATTCAACAGGTGATTCAGGGGTTTGCTGATGCTGCACGCCGTGCTCGTCAGGCAGGCTTTGATGGGGTTGAGATTCACGGTGCCAATGGGTACATCTTGGACCAATTTTTAACTGATTATGTGAATCAGCGAACAGATGAATACGGTGGATCCACGGCCAAGCGGGCTCGATTATTGGTGGAAGTAAGTCAAGCTGTACGCCAAGCAGTGGGTCAAGATTTTGTTGTCGGAATTCGTATCTCGCAGGCTAAAGTCAACGATTTTACTCACAAGTGGGCAGAGGGAGAAAAAGACGGAGAAATTATTTTCAAAAGCTTGGGAGAAGCAGGTTTGGATTATATTCACACGACCGAATACAACGCAAACCAACCGCCTTTCGGAGAAGAAGGTCCAGCATTGGCCGAACTTGCCAAAAAATACGGAAAGGTCACCGTGATCGCAAACGGGAATTTAGATGACCCAACGGATGCAGAGAACATGATTGCGAATAAACAAGCTGATTTGATAGCTCTTGGGAAAGCGGCCTTGGCAAATCAAAATTGGCCCATCAGGATCGCTCAGAATGAAACACTGGATACATTTGATGGGACTGTCTTGCAACCGACTGCGGTCGTAAAGGATAGCGAGCTGTAA
- a CDS encoding helix-turn-helix domain-containing protein, with translation MNLNYDEMCPKFKQAFDLLGKRWSGLILRTLCGGPRRFSEIAAIIPDMSERMLSERFRELEHADIVKRTVYPDTPIRIEYELTEKGKALQPVVEAVQTWADDWVK, from the coding sequence ATGAATCTCAATTATGATGAGATGTGTCCTAAGTTCAAGCAGGCATTCGACTTGCTAGGGAAGCGTTGGTCGGGTCTTATCCTTCGCACCCTGTGTGGTGGTCCAAGGCGCTTCTCAGAAATTGCAGCCATTATCCCAGACATGAGCGAGCGCATGCTGTCGGAACGTTTCCGAGAACTTGAACATGCGGACATCGTAAAGCGAACAGTGTATCCAGACACACCTATCCGTATTGAATATGAGCTTACAGAGAAAGGAAAAGCACTTCAGCCAGTTGTGGAAGCCGTTCAAACGTGGGCAGACGATTGGGTAAAGTAG
- a CDS encoding DUF4396 domain-containing protein translates to MTLSWLQILAYIWLGLSAISFLIAVTDVPRKQVAMPIMKLVWPLTTLYMGPIGLFAYWKLGRNAPIMMHHGHHTTAHSGHSAKHNPGAHEDQQETHEVNGLDNPYTKDMGNQMQDDGHEQGHEHGDHEMHHGMHHGNKPLWQSVFVSSTHCGGGCSLGDAIGGPLVFGLGLMVAGSSLFADYIVEFVLAYLFGIAFQYFGMGFTNLESLGRGLKNAIKADTWSLIAYEIGMFGWMALVHVFFVHVPEPTNLLYWFMMQIAMMLGFATSYPANWILVKSGIKHAM, encoded by the coding sequence ATGACTCTAAGTTGGCTACAGATTCTTGCGTATATATGGTTGGGTTTATCTGCTATTTCATTCCTTATCGCCGTCACAGACGTACCCCGAAAACAGGTTGCCATGCCCATCATGAAGTTGGTTTGGCCCCTCACAACTCTCTACATGGGCCCCATTGGTCTTTTTGCTTACTGGAAACTTGGGCGCAATGCTCCAATTATGATGCACCATGGCCATCACACCACGGCGCATTCTGGACATAGTGCCAAGCACAACCCAGGTGCTCATGAGGATCAGCAGGAAACACACGAGGTGAACGGGCTCGACAATCCTTACACAAAGGATATGGGCAACCAGATGCAAGACGATGGACACGAACAGGGTCATGAACATGGAGATCATGAGATGCATCATGGCATGCACCACGGTAATAAGCCCTTATGGCAGAGCGTGTTTGTGTCTTCTACGCATTGCGGCGGAGGCTGTTCGCTCGGTGATGCAATCGGCGGACCACTTGTCTTTGGACTCGGGCTGATGGTCGCTGGCTCGTCCCTCTTTGCAGATTACATCGTCGAATTTGTACTCGCCTATCTATTTGGTATCGCCTTTCAGTATTTTGGAATGGGATTTACGAACCTGGAATCTCTTGGTCGTGGCTTGAAAAATGCGATTAAGGCAGACACATGGTCACTTATTGCGTATGAAATCGGCATGTTTGGATGGATGGCGCTGGTTCATGTATTTTTCGTACATGTGCCGGAACCAACTAACCTTCTGTACTGGTTCATGATGCAAATCGCCATGATGCTAGGGTTTGCCACCAGCTACCCCGCCAACTGGATACTGGTGAAATCGGGTATCAAGCACGCTATGTGA
- a CDS encoding GNAT family N-acetyltransferase gives MDTRTGHSFTQSPPYAEIRGIVVDRQYRQHGVGRLLIARAEQWALENGYRTIRLRYGTERPESHHF, from the coding sequence GTGGATACACGTACAGGGCATTCATTCACTCAGTCTCCACCCTATGCCGAGATTCGAGGTATTGTCGTAGACCGTCAATATCGGCAGCACGGTGTTGGCAGGTTGCTGATAGCGAGAGCGGAACAGTGGGCCTTAGAGAACGGGTATCGAACCATACGGCTGAGGTATGGGACGGAGCGCCCTGAGTCGCATCACTTCTAG
- a CDS encoding DMT family transporter → MKYYLLLVLTSLMWAGNFVTGKYLIGHTSALTITDLRWAIADVLLLPVVWVADRKLLPPIRALVPLAMMALTGVISFNFFTYLALQHTTPDNVGLISALNPIAIAIASFIFLRERLSIRQIAGMVLSFFGVLVVVTKGHLAGLAHFHVNTGVWLMLVAVGSWGLYAVAGRFAMKHVSAYGATLWAGVIGVLFMLPFDLPTLAFQQLTVPFWSSIFYAAIGGTVVAMILWNIGIQRVGGTKSGIFLNFNPIFTAILAYVLMGETIHMSQIVGTLIVIAGVSIFAIQRRQKQKPDKHLLKQPA, encoded by the coding sequence ATGAAATACTATCTTTTGTTAGTCCTGACCAGCCTCATGTGGGCTGGCAATTTTGTCACGGGTAAGTATTTAATCGGACACACGTCTGCACTTACCATTACAGATTTACGTTGGGCGATTGCAGATGTTTTGTTGTTACCGGTGGTATGGGTAGCTGATAGAAAACTCTTACCGCCGATTAGAGCGCTCGTTCCCTTGGCAATGATGGCACTGACGGGTGTGATTTCGTTTAACTTCTTTACGTACCTTGCTTTGCAACATACGACGCCGGACAATGTAGGACTGATTTCCGCCTTGAATCCGATAGCAATTGCTATCGCATCATTTATCTTCCTGCGAGAACGGCTAAGTATTCGTCAAATTGCAGGTATGGTTCTATCCTTTTTTGGAGTGCTTGTTGTTGTGACGAAAGGGCACTTGGCAGGCCTAGCTCACTTCCATGTGAATACTGGGGTCTGGTTGATGCTCGTGGCTGTCGGGAGCTGGGGACTTTATGCTGTTGCAGGACGGTTTGCAATGAAACATGTTTCTGCATATGGAGCAACCCTTTGGGCTGGTGTGATTGGCGTACTCTTCATGCTTCCGTTTGATCTGCCCACGCTTGCGTTTCAACAGTTGACGGTGCCGTTTTGGAGTTCAATCTTCTATGCGGCTATTGGCGGCACGGTAGTAGCAATGATCCTCTGGAACATTGGCATACAGCGAGTAGGCGGTACAAAGTCTGGTATATTCTTGAACTTTAACCCAATCTTCACGGCAATTCTGGCTTACGTGCTGATGGGCGAGACCATACACATGTCGCAGATTGTTGGCACGCTGATTGTCATCGCAGGCGTTTCTATATTCGCCATACAGCGACGTCAAAAGCAAAAGCCTGACAAGCATCTGTTGAAACAGCCTGCCTAG
- a CDS encoding type 1 glutamine amidotransferase domain-containing protein, protein MANVLAVVSSGYKDRDYHTGWWGEELFAPLGALEKEGHVVDLASPLGGKPELDERSILPEYDPNGTYKALYESGRADDTQKISEINPENYEVVLIVGGHGAMFDLAKNDDLHRIINSVYDRGGIIAAECHGPSVLVYTTRPNGKSIIAGLKVTGYPDALEPEDVVPYLPYSLEQEMRKIAEYIPELDKKAFAVWGDSQIVTSRDPFSSELMGEELVKALQTR, encoded by the coding sequence GTGGCCAACGTTCTAGCTGTGGTATCAAGCGGTTATAAGGATAGAGACTATCACACAGGTTGGTGGGGAGAAGAGTTGTTTGCTCCTCTCGGTGCATTAGAAAAGGAAGGTCACGTTGTTGATTTAGCCTCACCTTTGGGTGGAAAACCAGAATTGGATGAAAGAAGCATCCTTCCGGAATATGACCCGAATGGGACATATAAGGCATTGTATGAATCCGGGCGAGCGGATGATACGCAGAAAATCAGTGAGATAAACCCAGAGAATTACGAAGTAGTTCTTATTGTCGGCGGCCACGGAGCGATGTTTGACTTAGCGAAGAATGATGACCTGCATCGCATCATCAACAGTGTATACGACCGTGGTGGCATTATTGCTGCGGAATGTCATGGGCCATCGGTGTTGGTTTATACGACAAGACCTAATGGAAAGAGCATTATCGCTGGGTTGAAAGTCACCGGTTATCCAGACGCTCTGGAACCGGAAGACGTTGTCCCATATTTACCATACAGTCTGGAACAGGAAATGCGAAAGATTGCAGAATACATTCCTGAACTCGATAAGAAGGCTTTCGCAGTTTGGGGAGATTCTCAGATTGTCACGAGCCGTGATCCCTTTTCCTCTGAACTTATGGGGGAAGAGCTTGTAAAAGCATTGCAAACCCGATAA
- a CDS encoding VOC family protein — MDKTFDHLGIAVRSIDDTLPFYLDVLGGKLIDRYTSEAKGVEVHVAAITVGEMHLELLEPINRESPIARFIRQKGQGVHHVAYRVDNLDFAIEEARTAGIRFYEETLRTNARGRRLIYMHLASTSGTIVELCEYPNTKQAYWDSPL; from the coding sequence ATGGATAAAACCTTTGACCACTTAGGCATCGCCGTTCGCAGCATTGATGATACGCTACCCTTTTATTTGGATGTCCTTGGTGGAAAACTAATAGATCGGTATACAAGTGAGGCCAAGGGCGTGGAAGTTCATGTGGCGGCGATCACCGTCGGAGAGATGCATCTTGAACTCCTCGAACCAATCAATCGAGAATCCCCAATCGCTCGGTTCATACGTCAAAAGGGCCAAGGTGTTCACCATGTGGCATATCGGGTCGATAACCTTGACTTCGCTATTGAGGAGGCAAGGACGGCCGGTATTCGCTTCTATGAAGAAACGCTTCGTACCAATGCTCGAGGACGTCGACTGATCTACATGCATCTGGCCTCGACTTCCGGGACCATTGTTGAGTTGTGCGAGTATCCGAACACCAAACAGGCATACTGGGATAGCCCTTTGTAA
- a CDS encoding N-acyl homoserine lactonase family protein, which yields MKIHAIETGLVSVKSRQRKGVGSVGRRINTLLDKTWTEWLPIYCWVIEHPEGIIVIDTGETARTSNPSHFPKWHPYFRLGVQMQVEPEQEVGPQIKKLGLSLNDVRWVIMTHLHTDHAGGLSHFPESEFLISRQEYALSLGLKGKIRGYLPNYFPKWFEPRIVGYTVGEYGAFRMGYTLTKAEDVLVVPTPGHTPGHQSVILRDGNITYLFAGDTSYNEQLMIDRSVDGVSPNTNLAGQTIDRIHRFISVEPTVYLPSHDPMSKERMMQRIPTMIS from the coding sequence ATGAAAATCCACGCAATTGAAACTGGACTTGTTTCAGTAAAATCCAGACAGAGGAAAGGAGTAGGGTCAGTCGGAAGGCGTATTAATACGTTACTGGATAAGACATGGACAGAATGGTTGCCTATATACTGCTGGGTAATCGAACACCCAGAAGGAATCATTGTTATTGACACAGGGGAAACCGCAAGAACGTCAAATCCGTCTCATTTTCCCAAATGGCATCCGTATTTCCGTTTGGGTGTCCAAATGCAGGTGGAACCAGAACAAGAAGTGGGGCCACAAATCAAAAAACTAGGGCTGTCTCTCAATGACGTGAGATGGGTCATTATGACTCACCTTCATACAGATCACGCTGGAGGGCTCTCTCATTTTCCAGAGTCGGAATTTCTTATATCACGGCAGGAATATGCGCTGTCTCTGGGCTTGAAGGGAAAAATAAGAGGCTACTTACCGAACTATTTCCCCAAATGGTTTGAACCAAGAATTGTGGGCTACACCGTCGGGGAGTATGGTGCGTTTAGAATGGGATATACACTTACAAAAGCTGAAGATGTGTTAGTTGTTCCGACGCCAGGACATACCCCTGGGCATCAGTCCGTTATTCTTCGTGACGGGAATATCACGTATCTCTTTGCAGGTGATACCTCATATAATGAGCAGCTTATGATTGATAGAAGTGTCGACGGGGTTTCTCCCAATACAAATCTTGCAGGTCAAACGATTGATCGAATTCATCGATTTATCAGTGTAGAACCTACAGTTTACCTTCCAAGTCACGATCCAATGTCAAAGGAACGAATGATGCAAAGAATCCCAACCATGATTTCTTGA
- a CDS encoding DoxX family protein, protein MNIGLLLIRFVVGLIFMGHGSQKLFGWFGGYGPKGTGGWMTSIGLKPGVLMAVLAGLAEFIGGLLFTVGFLTPVGAALIVITMLMAIITVHAKSGFWSPNGFEYQLVLIATVIGVALIGPGIYVLA, encoded by the coding sequence ATGAATATTGGTCTTTTGTTGATTCGCTTTGTTGTTGGTCTCATCTTTATGGGACATGGTTCCCAAAAGTTATTCGGATGGTTCGGTGGTTACGGACCGAAGGGAACAGGCGGATGGATGACGTCCATTGGATTAAAGCCTGGGGTTTTGATGGCTGTGCTTGCCGGTTTAGCTGAATTTATCGGTGGTCTTTTGTTTACGGTCGGTTTTTTGACGCCAGTTGGCGCTGCCCTCATCGTGATCACGATGCTGATGGCGATCATTACGGTACATGCAAAGAGTGGGTTCTGGAGTCCGAATGGATTTGAATATCAACTGGTTTTAATTGCGACGGTTATCGGTGTGGCGCTCATTGGCCCAGGCATATATGTACTTGCGTAA
- a CDS encoding DMT family transporter: MNRWLFMVLVLITTSLMGSSFAIGKVGLAYVSPLLLVGLRFTLAGVLMAMFVTRRKNPTNLRDWSKVALIGLFQTAGVMGCIFISLRTITASESSILTFTNPLLVIIFGTLFMKVRYRFVQWIGVLTGFFGVFITLGFHVHLRFGTWLGILGAVSWALATLLIKRWGVGLDTWVLTAYQMLFGGLLLLIGSFTVERAHIVLNGTSVFVIVWLAIMASIVQFAIWFYLLHHGDPGKTSAFLFLAPFFGVLSGWLILGEVVRWPVMIGGLLIFVGIFLVNWPEPKLKVRKELRDV; encoded by the coding sequence GTGAATCGATGGTTGTTTATGGTACTGGTATTGATTACAACAAGTCTCATGGGATCGTCGTTTGCCATAGGCAAGGTGGGGCTGGCTTACGTTTCTCCGTTGTTACTTGTAGGGCTCCGTTTTACACTTGCAGGAGTTCTCATGGCAATGTTTGTAACTAGGCGGAAAAATCCGACAAATCTACGGGATTGGTCCAAGGTGGCACTCATCGGACTCTTTCAGACGGCCGGTGTCATGGGATGTATTTTCATCAGTCTTCGAACTATTACGGCCAGTGAATCCTCCATTTTGACGTTTACAAATCCGCTGCTGGTGATCATCTTCGGGACCTTATTCATGAAGGTAAGATATCGCTTTGTGCAATGGATTGGAGTCTTAACAGGATTTTTTGGTGTCTTCATTACACTTGGGTTTCATGTACATCTTCGATTCGGTACTTGGCTCGGCATCTTGGGAGCGGTTTCGTGGGCCCTCGCTACACTGCTCATAAAACGTTGGGGAGTAGGACTGGACACCTGGGTACTGACTGCGTACCAGATGCTGTTCGGCGGACTGTTGTTGCTCATCGGTAGTTTCACGGTTGAGCGGGCACATATCGTGTTGAATGGAACTTCCGTTTTCGTTATCGTCTGGCTTGCCATCATGGCATCTATCGTACAGTTTGCCATCTGGTTTTATCTCCTGCATCATGGCGATCCGGGGAAAACCAGTGCCTTTTTGTTTCTAGCACCGTTTTTCGGGGTGTTGTCCGGATGGCTCATTCTTGGAGAAGTGGTCAGGTGGCCGGTCATGATCGGTGGTCTTCTTATATTTGTCGGGATCTTTCTGGTCAATTGGCCGGAGCCGAAACTGAAGGTCCGCAAGGAGTTGCGGGATGTGTAA